Below is a window of Amphiprion ocellaris isolate individual 3 ecotype Okinawa chromosome 15, ASM2253959v1, whole genome shotgun sequence DNA.
AAGTAGTTTGTGACTTCATATAATCTCAGTAGGAATCAGTAAATCACTCTTAACCTTGAagtgtaaatttaaaaagaccCTTAAGGACAAAATATCCATATCAAAAACAATTCTATAAATATACAACAAGTGGATGCTATTTTTCGCTTTTTAATGCCTGTACTGTattgtaaaatgaaataaaaactgaaatactcTGTTAGTCATCTGAAATATGCAGCTGTAAATCTACTCAGAGATCCAGAGTCTGCTGCAAAGTTGACATAACATCAtcaataaagtcattttttgcCACTTATGAATGCAAACTGTGGTATCAGgtatgcaaatattttacattattcttGCAAAACACAAAGACCACAATGATTGATAGTGCATATTTGCAGGATGATGGtgacgatgatgatggtggtCGTAGTGATGATGCTGATAGGAGCTGATTGTccctctcagccaatcagcgctCAGCCTGCGTGCAGGTTTAACTCCCTCCTCCCTGGATGACGCAGACAGATCCCGTGTGTTCACGCCGCTGCTGCTCAGCTGCCGTCTGTGGAGAGGAGCATCAACCAGCAGCTCACGATGGAGACGCAAACGGGGATGGAGCTGCAGCGGCAGTAGAGATCCGGTGAagatgctgcagctgctgcgcCGTTTCTAAGCCCGAGTCAGCTTCAGCGACACCTGCCGTGGATGCTTTTCTCGATGGGTTGTGGAGGGAGTCGGGCGGACGCGATCATCGAGCCGAGATACCATGAAAGCTGGACGAGAGAAACAGAATCGACGTGGCTGACCAACACGGACGTAGAAACCCCTCTACCAGTGGCACCCAGTAAGAACCTCCACCCTTCTTGTTGCCTgtttcagctgaaaaatgaaagatCAGTCATTGCAGGCCACATTGCATTCCAAATTCAACATCCTGTAGTCTGAAATATGATCCAACAGGCTCCAGCAAGAAGCTAGTGAACCATTCAGATCATATCAGCTGCCATCTCTTCATACCATCTTATTTGCAATGTTTTGATCCACTGGATCTTGTGTTTTCGGTCAATAATCAGCTGTCATCCTAAGGTAAAGCTCTGGAGAGCACCCTGAGGGAGAAGAGGATGGTGAACACCGGCACCCAGTGTGGGAAGCAGGCCCTCACCACCACCAGCTCCAACCACCAGAAGAGACCCAGACGCTCCTTGAGTGATGTAGGTGTCACTGGTAGCAGGTACTGGCATGTCCAACTCCTAAATATACAAACACCAACAGCCTGTCTGTGCTCACGTGGTGCAGCATCACATACTGTACCTGTCCTCTTACATCACTCCCCATTTGCAGCGATTAAAGTCACAATACTCTGCAGAATTAGGATCAATTTCATGAGGAATTTGAACGCAGGACTTTTAATAATATGTtatgaacaaaaatatgaatgcagcatgttagcatttttaaaattctttcttaaccctcctgttgtcttcatttacgggcaccaaaaaaaatattgtttcgttgtctgaaaaaaatccaaaaaatctgcaaaaaaaaattccccaaatttctgacaatttgcaaaaccttcaggaagaaaattccaataattccttaaaaatttccctgaaaagttttatttaaaaaattccccaaatttggcaagaaaattcttgtaaatattttcaaaaaattagtaaaaatcttccaaaaaaaatcctaaaaatatctaaagtgattacatatatatcagtaaaacttctaatattttctttaagaacattcacataaaatcaaccaaaatccagcgaaattcgctggattttggttgatttttttgtgaatgttcttaagaaacatttttaacatttcttttttccccaccaaaaaatgttcaaagatttcccaaaaatgttgaaaatgtggacatcaaaagtttcactgtgaaatttccccccccccccacattttcaaactttaaaatgggtcaattttgacccgcaggacgacataaGGGTTAATAACATAGGGAAATTTGTAGTCACAACACATGACATCAAGACATCATAAGTCAGTAA
It encodes the following:
- the si:ch211-215i13.3 gene encoding uncharacterized protein si:ch211-215i13.3 isoform X1; the encoded protein is MLFSMGCGGSRADAIIEPRYHESWTRETESTWLTNTDVETPLPVAPSKALESTLREKRMVNTGTQCGKQALTTTSSNHQKRPRRSLSDVGVTGSSKLLVTPKGGHQRRPLRCLLMGSPSISMLVEILNLETRVTKDEEKPRAREEEDGRSCEQFTKKRDGDLQKRVGDVCE
- the si:ch211-215i13.3 gene encoding brain and acute leukemia cytoplasmic protein isoform X2, which codes for MLFSMGCGGSRADAIIEPRYHESWTRETESTWLTNTDVETPLPVAPSKALESTLREKRMVNTGTQCGKQALTTTSSNHQKRPRRSLSDQATRDSKRGASKEAAALSTDGQPVDINAGGDPEPGNAGDER